The Methanobrevibacter arboriphilus JCM 13429 = DSM 1125 DNA window TATTAAATTGTTAGATTAAATTATATCTGATTAGAAATATGTGAATAAAATATATCAGATTAAATTATATCTGATTAGAACATGTATGACTAAAATATATCTAATTAAGAACTTAATTATAGGTAAAAGTATGAATCCAATGGATATTTTATGGCAAGCAGGTGTGATAGCAGCAATTATAGTCTTTGGTGTTAAAATTGGTTTAGGTTCCTCTATGGCTAACCTTTCAAAGAAAGCAATATTGTTACTTATATCTATTTATGGTGTTGGTATCTATATCACTACTCAAATTGCATCGATTTATTCAAGCCAATTTACAAATTTTGTTATATCGTATAATACTCCTATATTTATAGCTATGTCTATAATAATGATTTTAGCTGGTTTAATAACTATAAGAGAATGGAAAGTTCATAAATGCAACACTTCAACAACATCTGCCCTTGCTGTAATTGCACCATCTCCTTGTTGTTTTTTATCTATCACTATAACTGCTATATTTGTTGCTCCGATATTAGGATTGTCTATTGGTGAATTAAGTCCCATAATAGCTGTAATTTTAGCATTAGTAATTATATTATCATATTTCTTTGCAAATATAATTGTTAAATTGATTAAAAAACCTTATCCAGTTATTCTTGGAAATTTCATGCTTTTTTTAGGAATTTATTTTTTGCTTGCTGCGTTATTGCTTCCAAATTTAATTGATGGATTCAAAAAAATTATGAAACCCATTAGTTTAATTGATGCAAACCTTATAATATACTTAATTCCTGTAATAATAATATTAATGATTATTGGAGTGTTCTTCTCTAAGAAAAATAGTTTTTTAAATAATTGATATTCTAAATAATGGATGTATTCAAAATAAGTATATATTATTGGTTATATCTTGTTAAAAATATCTTGTTGGTTATATTCTGTTGGTTATATCTTATTGATTATATTTTATTGGTTGTCTGTGGTTGATTATTTTCTAAATATAAATATAAATATAAATTTAAAATTAAAACTAAAAATAAATATTTTTGATGTTTTTAAATTATTAGGTGGTTAAATGGTTTTAAGTATTCCTGGAAGTGGAATTTTAACTTCAACTTTAAATGTGATTTCTCAAAGTTTGCTGATTCCTGTTATTATTCTTTTGTTAGTATTTGTTGTTTATGCAGTTATTACAATTGGTAGTCTTATTTCTGAGTATAGTTCTAGAAAGAAGGTTCCAGTTTCAGTTATGAAAAATTTAATTCATGATATTTCTTTAGCTGAAAATGCTGAAGTTGCCAAAAGTGCTATTAATTCTTCAGAAATTCCTGAAAAGCAAAAAGAGGATTTATTAGATTTAATATCTTCTGAAGATTTATCTAAAGAATCTCGCGAAGCTTTAGCTAGGAAATTGATTGAGAATGAAGAGAATTTAATAGATAAAATTCTTGAAAAAACTGATATTATGGCTCGTATTGGTCCAACTTTAGGTTTGATGGGAACTTTAATTCCTATGGGTCCAGGACTTGCAGCTTTAGGTAGTGGTGATGTCACTGGCCTTGCTAATGCAATTATTGTTGCTTTTGATACAACTGTCGTTGGTATTGGTGCAGGTGCAGTAGGTTATTTTGTATCTAAAATAAGAAAAAGATGGTATGATGATTACTTATCTAATTTAGATGCACTTTCAGATGCAGTACTTGATTTTATGAAAAAAAATTATCAAAATTAATACTTTCAATAAATTTATGAGTTATTTGATTTATAAAAGTTATTTGTGGTTTTTATGGTTAGGTCCAAAAAAAATAGGAGGTCTTCAAGAACTGAAGAGGATCCAATGGCAGGTACAACTAATCTTGTTGATGCAATGCTTGTGATATCTGTAGGTTTATTAGTTTTTCTTGTAATGTCATGGAATATGCAATCTGTTGTTTTTAATGCTGATATGACTCCTGAAGAAAAAGAATCAACTATGGAGAAAATAAAAAGTGTTTCTGAAGTAAAACAAGGAAAAGAAATAGATGATAATATAAACTCATCTAATAGCTCTGGTGAAGGATATGTGGAAATGGGTAAAGTTTACAAAGATCCAAACACGGGGAAGCTAATAATGGTTGAGTAATATGAAACTATTTTTTAAGTATTTCAAGATTTTTATATAATTGTTTTATATAATCTTTTTTGATACTTATAATTTTAATACTATATTTATAATACTATATTTATAATATTATAATTATAATATTATATCTATAATATTATATTCTATTAGTATATTTTTAATATATATTTTTAATAATCTTTTTAATTTCATCTTTCTAATATTATATTTTTTGATATTTCTTTTAAATAAATATGGAGGTAATATAATGAATAATATTTTTAATGAACAATTAGAGAAAGCTAAAAATTTTCATGGAGAAATATGCGGTGGAGTTTTAACAGGAACTAAAATGACAATTTATGCAATTGAAGAACTTAATCTCAATTTTAATGAAAAAAATCCTGAATTAATAGCTATTGTTGAAATTGATCGTTGTGTTTATGATGCGGTTCAAGCTATTACACAAGGTTCAACTGGAACTAAGTCTGTTAAACTAATAGACTATGGAAAATTTGCAGTTACTTTTTATAATAAGGAAACTGATGAAGCTATTAGATTAACTGATGTTGATGCAAGTTCAAGTGTTAATACTGGTGAAACTATAGATGAAAGAATTGAGAGGTATAAAAACACACCTGCTAATGAATTATTTAAAATCGAAGATGTTAAAGTCTTTTTTGATGAAAATAATTTGCCTGGCATGCCAACAATTAAAAAAAGATGTTCTGTTTGTGATGAAGTTGTTTTAGATAATAAGCATTCATTAATTAATGGTAAGCCTATTTGTCAGTCTTGTTTTAAAGGATCTTATTATGAAATAATCTAAACATTAATTATAATTAAACATTAATTACAATGTTTTTTCCTATTTTATTAGTTATTCTTTTTAATTACTATTATTAGCTATTAGAATGTCTATTTTTATTTAGTTATTATTTATTGATATTTCTTATTTTATTCTTTTTTATGAACAATTATTTTGATATTTTTATATATTAATTTTATTAAAATAAGATATGTTTTAAAGTCAAATTACAAATAATAAATTATATTAATCTTTTAAACATTATTATAATTAGAGTATATTATAAATTATTATGAAATATTTTAAATAAAATTATATAATAAAATCTGATAAATAGCAAGAAGAATTAAAATAATTTGTGTGATAAAATGAAAATAGGAGTATCAACATTAGCTATTAATAATAATGAATTATATGAAAACTTAAAATTTTTAGAAGAGTTGGATATTGATTATGTTGAAATATTACAAGAGTATCCAAATTCTAATATTGATGTTGATTTATTAAATTCATTTAATTTTCATTATACGATTCATTCTCCTATTATTGATTTGAACATTGCCTCTTTGAACAAATCTATTCAAATGGCTTCTATAAATGAAGTTGGAAAATCTATAGATTTAGCTAATAGTCTTGATAGTAATATTGTTGTTGTTCATCCTGGTTCTGTTCCTTTTTTAGCACGTGGCTATATTGATAAAGTTTTAGTTAAGTGTCGTGAGTCACTTATAACTTGTGAAAATTATGCTAAAGATTTGGGAGTTAATATAGCTGTTGAAAATATGCCAAATATTGATGATTTTCTTTATAAAGATATTAATGAGCTTAATAAACTGTTAATTAATTTAGATATAGGAATGACTCTTGATGTTGGTCATGCTGGTGTTAATGGTTTTTTAGAAAATGATATGTATTTTGATTCAATTAAACATGTACATTTATCTGATAATAATCATGATCATGATATGCACTATGCTTTAGGTGAAGGATCAATCGATTTTAAGGCAGTGATTAAAAACTTTGAGGAAAATAATTATGATGGTATATATGTAATTGAAGTAAATGATAAAGAATCTGTTCTAAAGAGTTTAGAATATCTAGAAAAATTATAAATTAAATTTATAAACTATTTTTAATTTTTAACAAGGTATAATATAAAAATAGAAATTATATATAAAGAGTTATATAATAAAGATTATTCATATAATAAAAATAAAAACTAATATTTATTTATAAATATCATGTTTATTGATTAATAGTTATTATAGTTATTATAGTTATTAGAGTTACTAGAGTTATTAATTAGTACAGTATTAATTATTGTAATTATTAATAGTTATTATAGCTATTAATACTTATTATTTAATATTTTTAATAGTTTTAATAGATTGGATCGTTTTAATACTTGTAATATTAGATAATATTTTTAATATCTATTATATTTATAATATTATTAAAATTTATTATAATTAATTAATATTAATTTATTTTATTAAAATCTTTGAAGGTAAGGTAAATAAGGAAAGGTAAATAATATGATATGGAATGAAGAAGCAGAATGTATGTCTAGAGAGGAATTAAGAGAAATTCAACTAAAGAAGCTACAAAAGATTGTTAAAAAAGCTTATGAAAATGTACCATATTATAATAAAAAATATACAAAATTAGGAGTATTTCCTGAAGATATTGAAACTCTTGAAGACATTAACAAACTTCCTTTCACTACTAAAGATGATCTTAGAGAGGGTTATCCATTTGGTATGTTTGCAGTACCTCCAAAAGAAATAGTGGAAGTTCATAGCTCCTCTGGAACCACTGGAAAACCTGTTGTTTCAGGTTATACAAGAAAAGATCTGGATAATTGGAGTGAAATTATGGCAAGAGGTCTTAATATGATGGGTATTCATGAAGAGGATATTATTCAAAATACTCATGGTTATGGTCTTTTTACTGGAGGCTTTGGAGTTCATTATGGTGCTCAAAAAATCGGATCAATAGTTGTTCCAATTTCTACTGGTCAAACAAGAAGACAAATTGAAATTATGAAAGATTTTGGAACTACTACATTGATATTCACTCCTTCTTATGGTTTATATCTTGCTGAAGTAGCAAAAGAAGAGGGAATTGATCCAAAATCTGTTGGATTAAAAGCTATTGGATTTGGAGCTGAGATGTGGACTGAAGAAATGAGAAAAAAAATTGAAAATGATTTTAATGCTCCAGCATTTAATATTTATGGGCTAACTGAGTTAATGGGACCAGGAATAGCTGTTGAATGTAGCTCTCAAAATGGATTACATATTTCTGAAGATTACTTTTTACCAGAGATTATAGATCCTAACACTGGAAAACAATTAGAAGAAGGAAAAAAAGGAGAATTAGTTTTAACAAATTTAGAAAGAGAGGGAATGCCTATTATTCGTTTTAGAACAAAGGATATTACATCTCTTCATTATGACAAATGTGAATGTACTAGGACTTTTGTAAAAATGGATAGAATAACTGGTAGATCTGATGATATGATTAAAGTTAAAGGTGTAGCTATCTTTCCATCTCAAATTGAGAAGGCATTACTTAAAATTGATAGTATAGAACCTCATTATCAGATTATTGTGAATAGACCTCATTTAATGGATGAAATTGAGGTTAAGGTTGAAGCATCTCCAGATATATTTTTTGATGAAGTAAAAGAAATGATTAATATAAAAAAGAAGATTGAAGATTATATTGAAAATGAAATTGGTCTAAGGGTTAAAGTTTCACTTGTTGAACCTAAAAGTATTCCTAGAAGTGAAGGAAAAGCTGTTAGGGTAATAGATAAAAGAGATTTGCATTAAATAAAATTTGTATTAAATAGCTTTATCTTAATAATGATATGAGGATATAATTGAAAATTAGTTTATATAGGGATATGATTAAAAATTTGTTAGTAATAATGTGAGGGATATAATGAAAATTAGTCAATTATCAATATTTTTAGAAAATAAAGAAGGAAGATTATGGAATGCATTAGATGCTCTAGCTAATGGTGGGATAAATATCAGAGCATTATCATTAGCAGATACTTCTGATTTTGGAATTTTAAGAATTATTGTTCATGATCCAGAAAAAGCAAAAAAAATACTTGAAGAAAATGATTTTATTGTAAAAATTATTGATGTGGTTGGAGTTGAGTTAGATGATACTCCTGGAGGACTTGCTAATGTTTTAAAATTATTGAATGAAAATAATATTAATTTGGAATATATTTACGCTTTTACTCATGAAAAAACAGAAAAGGCTATATTATTACTTCAATCTAAAGATTTAGATATCCTTATAAATGTTTTAGAAAATAATAATGTTAATATAGTTCCATCTAAAGAAGTTTATAACTTGTAAAAATTCTTATTATTAATTATTAACTATTACTAATTAATACTAATTATTATTAATTATTACTAACTAATACTAATTATTATTAAGTATTACTAGTTAATAATTATTATTAATATTATTATTTCTTAATTTTATCATATCTTAACTTTATATTTTATAAAAATATAAAAAGGTGAAAAAATGGATAGTTATTGTCCAGAATGCGGGAAAAAATTAGAAGAAGGAAGTGACTTTTGTTCTGATTGTGGAACTAAAGTTAATTCTGAAAGTGTAAATGATTTTGAAAAAAACAATGAAAGTACTTATGAACAAACAAAAATAATAGTTAAAGATGAGAAAAGTCCTGGTTTAGCAGCTGTTTTATCATTCTTAATTATTGGTTTAGGTCAAATATATAATGGAGAAATTGCTAAAGGATTAATTCTATTAGTTGTATCATATATATGTATAGCTTTATTCTTCCTTATAATTCCGCCTGTCATAGCAGTAATTTTATGGGTATATGCTATTTATGATGCTTATAATACAGCTAAAGATATTAATGCAGGTATTTACTAATAATCTGTTTATTTATAAGTAGATTAAAGAAAAATTATTAATGATAATAGGTATATTAGTAGCAATAATTACTTAAAAGATAAAATTAAAAACAAAAAAATACAAAAAACAAAGAAAATTGAATAATTAAATATTAAAAAACTAATTAACTAAAATTAACTAAAAATTAACTAAAATTAATTATTAAAAACTAATTAATTAAAAAATTAAAGAATTAAAAATTAAATATTGATTAGCTATACTCAGCTAATCTTTCTATTCTTTTTAACATATTTGGATGGGTTGAAAACAATTCCATAACTTTATCACTAGTTTTTATATTAACATTTTTACTTTTTAATTGAGCTAACTCAATTTCAGATATTTCACCATCTCTATTTAGATCTAGTTGAGATAATTGTTCTATATCATCTCTAGCATTTGATATATCATTTAAAAAGAATGCTTTTACTCCTTGAATATCTTTAACTTCTTCTTTAGGAGATTTTGCAGCACCATAAACAAGTTTATATAAAGCTGAAGCTAATTTATCTGGTTTTCCACCAATTTCAATACTTCCCTGATCTGCATAATATTCTCTAGTTCTTGATATGAATAAAACAATTAATTGACCTATGAAGTAAGCAGCAATAGCTAAAACTCCGATTAAAATACCTCCACCATTCCTACTGTCTCCACTAAATATAAATGAAAGAGCAATATAATAACATATAAGTGGAACTGCACTTACTAAGGTTGTAACAGCCATATCATTATGTTTAATATGGGATAACTCATGTCCAAGAACGGCTTTTAGTTCATCCTTGTTTAATGTATTAAGAATTCCTCTTGTAACACAAACCCTTCCATCTCTTTTAGTTCTTCCAAAAGCAAATGCATTCGGAATATTTGTTTCAGAAACTCCGATTTTAGGTTTTGGAATTCCTGCATTCATAGCTAATTCACTAACCATTTGGTGTAATTCTGGGGCTTGTTGTTCTGTAACATATTTTACCCCCATCGTTTTTTCAACAATTGAAGGGCTTATTAAATATTGTATAAATATTATTGCGAATCCCATTATTGCAAATAATGTGTAATTACCACCATAACCTAGAAATGTCGCTATTAATATTACGATAGCATATATTAAACCCATTAATAGGGCTACAGCTAAAAATAATCTTATTTTAAGTTTCCATGTGTTTGAAATCATTTAAATACCTTTTATTATAAAATATTCTTTATTTATAATCTATTAACTATGATTTATTTAATTATAGTTTCTTTATTTATTATTTATTCATGATTAATACTATTTTTTATTAACTATACATTTTCAGATTTGATAAAGTATTTTAATTTTTTAAAATTTAATTAAAATAATTTTTAAGAAAATATATGGTCTTAAATATATAATATTAAAATATCGATATTAGTATGTATTTTTATCTATATAAATTTTGTTATTATTACAAATTGTTATTTTAATTTTATATAGATATATTAAGACATACTTAAAAAAAATTAACTTTTAAGATTAAATTCATGATAATTTCACTTTATTTAATCAAATTTAAAAAACCCGTTTGGATTAAATTTATATTCTTGCAGAATCTTCTTATCTTCAATGTCTAATTTTTGTTTTTTTATTGGATGTATTGGACTTCCTTTTTTACAATATATTTTTCCAGAAACTTTTTTAGGACCTAAAAATTTTCCAGCATCTCCATTAACAATAACAATGCCTTTTTTCATTTCAACTGCTGTAAAATCATCACAATTTCCATTTATTATAACAGTTCCTCCATTTAAAAGAGCAGCTGTATTGTTTCCAGCATTCCCATTAATCCTAACAATTCCATTTTTCATTAAAATTCCTGTTGAAAGATCAGCATCTCCAGCTAAGATAATTTCAAAATTTTTATCTAATCTAGCACCTAAAGTATCTCTTATTAACCCATCACTAATTTCAAGCTTTTTACCAGAGATATTTGCACCTATCAATTTAATATTTTTAGGTTCATCCATTAATAGCTCTGTAACTGAAATAAATTTTCTATATCCTTTAATATCAGACTCAATTTCAACTAAATTTCCAATTGGATCTTTAATCTTCCCATTAACATAAATATTTCCTTTTCTAATACTTATTCCCATTCTACTAGCTACATTCCCATTTATGAATACATTACCGACTGAAATTGCAGATCCAGTTCCACCAAAATATACTAAATCAACACCCATACTTGAACAAAGTCTATGGCCTACATCTCCATTTATCTTTATAGAATTTCCTTTTTTCAAATGTTCAACAAGGTCTTGGAAAGTATAATCGTTGTTGGGGATTTTATCGGTTAAACCCATTTTTTCTCCTTTATGATTCCAATAAAAATTATATGTAAAATCACAAAGACAATCAACAGGTTCTTCAATATCCAATTCAATCATATTTTCATCAGATATTTTTTCTTTCTTTTTAAATCTCCCAAACATATTACCAATCCATTTCATGATTATTTTTGATTATTTTAAATATTTTAGCTATTATTTGATAGTTTAGCTATTAGTTATTAGTAAAAGTTGATTATTAGTTATTTGATATACTATAAGCTTCTTGTTCTTTTATAATTTCCATCATATACAAGTTTTATAATGGCATTCTTTGTATCGACATTATCAAAGTTTACTCCTCTAATGTCTGTTCCTCTAATATATGTTTTATTTAAGCTTGAACCATCTAATTTAGCATTATATAGTTTAGTTCCAGATAGATCTGCTCCATCAAGATTCACATTTTTAAGATTGCAGTAACTCATATCTGCTCCACGAAAATTAACACCTTTTAGATCAGACCCCTGCAAATTTGCACCTTTAAGATTAGCACATGTAAAATCACAATTTTCTATATTGATTTTTGCTAAGTTAGCATTGCTTAAATTAGCACGTCTGAAATCAATATTATTAAAATCCATTTTTCTTAAATCAGACCCTACTAGATTAGCTTTTCTATAATCTTTCATAATTTTCCTCCTAATAGATTTAAAATTCCATAAGAGTTTAATTAACATGTATTTTTAAATAAAAATAAATTATTGTTATTAGATATATTGATAATATATGTTAATAATAGAATAAAAATTCTTTTATAATAATAAAGATTTTTTTATAATAACTTTTTTATAAAAATTATTTATATAAAAATTATTTATATTTCAATGAGAATTTTTTTATATTTTAAATAAAAAATTTATAATGGTAATAAATAAATATAACAAAAATAAAGATATTTATAAAACTATTAAATTCATTTAAATCATTATTATTTTTATTATTTAGAATATTTTTCATCTACTAACAAAAATAATATTTTATTAAATAATAATATAAAAGAAATAATGTTATAAAAAATAATAATATAAGTGTTATGATATAAAATTATGATAAAGTAATAATAGATAAAATAATATTATGAAGTATAGAAATAGTTAAAATATTATTTTATAAATCTTATAGTATAATATATAAAAGATAGTTATATTATTAGTAATGAATGATATTAATATCAAAAATAATGATTTATTTTTACTGAATGTTTATAATTAAATGAAATTTTAAATCAATTATATTTATTAGCTAATTGGTGATATAATGAAAGGACCTTGGGTAGAAAAATACAGACCACAAACTTTAGAAGATGTCGTAGGGCAGAAACACATTATTGAACGATTAAAAAATTATGTAAATGAGGAAGGAATGCCAAACTTAATGTTTACAGGTCCAGCAGGAGTTGGAAAAACAACAACTGCGCTTGCTCTAGTTAAATCTATTCTAGGTGAATATTGGCGTCAAAACTTTTTAGAATTAAATGCTTCAGATGCAAGAGGTATTGAAACTGTTCGTACTAATATTAAGAATTTTTGTCGTTTAAAACCTGTTGGAGCTCCATTTAGGATAATTTTCTTAGATGAAGTTGATAACATGACTAAAGATGCTCAACATGCATTGCGTCGTGAGATGGAGATGTATACTAAAACTGCTTCATTTATACTCTCATGTAATTACTCTTCTAAGATTATTGACCCTATTCAATCAAGATGTGCTATATTTAGATTTGCTCCAATTAAAGGTCAAGATGTTGCAGATAGATTAGAATACATAGCTAATCAAGAAAATCTAGACTATGAATTAAATTCTATTGAAACTATAGTTTACTTTGCTGAAGGAGACCTACGTAAAGCAATTAATCTCCTTCAAGCTGCAGCATCTGGTGAAGGTACAATAACAGAAGATAGGATATATGATGTTGTTTCAAAGGCAAGGCCAAAGGATATTAGTGATATGGTTACTAAGGCTCTTACTGGTGATTTCATGGGTGCGAGAGACTTACTTCGTGAAGCTATGGTTTTACAAGGAACTAGTGGAGAAGATATGGTAAATCAGATTTATCAAGATGTTACTAAAAGAGCAATGGAAGGGAAAATGGATGGAGAAGTGTATATTCCCTTAATTGAAGCTATAGCTAATTCTGACTTTAGAATTAGAGAAGGTGCAAACCCAAGGATTCAATTAGAAGCGCTTTTAACTAAATTCTTATAATTAAATTATATTATAAAATATTTAATGTATTGGATTATTATATTTTAGCATTGTGGCTATTTAACATTAGATTAGCTATTTAACATTAAGCTATTTAGCATTAGATAAGCTATTTAACATTAAGCTATTTAGCATTAGATTAGCTATTTATTATATCTAGGTAAGTAATATGCGTTGGACAGAAAAATACCGACCAAAAAATTTTGATGAAATTATTGGAAACGGTAAACAAAAAAAAGAAATTGAAGCATGGGTTAAAGAATGGAAGGAAGGTAATCCTCAGCCATGCTTATTACTTGTTGGACCAGCTGGGACTGGAAAAACAACCATTGCTCATGTAATAGCTCGTGAATTTTCAGACTTTATTGAGCTTAATGCAAGTGATAAACGTTCATATGACATAATCATGAATACTGTAGGTCAATCAGCAACTACAAAATCATTCTTTACTAATGATAATGAGTATAAACTTATTATATTAGATGAAATCGATGGTATTCATGGAACTGATGATAGAGGTGGAACTAAAGCTATTGGTAAAATAATTAAAGAAAGTATCCATCCTATTATTATGACAGCTAATGACTTTTATAGTAAAAGATTGACTAGTATAA harbors:
- a CDS encoding ACT domain-containing protein — encoded protein: MKISQLSIFLENKEGRLWNALDALANGGINIRALSLADTSDFGILRIIVHDPEKAKKILEENDFIVKIIDVVGVELDDTPGGLANVLKLLNENNINLEYIYAFTHEKTEKAILLLQSKDLDILINVLENNNVNIVPSKEVYNL
- a CDS encoding zinc-ribbon domain-containing protein — encoded protein: MDSYCPECGKKLEEGSDFCSDCGTKVNSESVNDFEKNNESTYEQTKIIVKDEKSPGLAAVLSFLIIGLGQIYNGEIAKGLILLVVSYICIALFFLIIPPVIAVILWVYAIYDAYNTAKDINAGIY
- a CDS encoding DUF2149 domain-containing protein; protein product: MVRSKKNRRSSRTEEDPMAGTTNLVDAMLVISVGLLVFLVMSWNMQSVVFNADMTPEEKESTMEKIKSVSEVKQGKEIDDNINSSNSSGEGYVEMGKVYKDPNTGKLIMVE
- a CDS encoding phenylacetate--CoA ligase family protein; amino-acid sequence: MIWNEEAECMSREELREIQLKKLQKIVKKAYENVPYYNKKYTKLGVFPEDIETLEDINKLPFTTKDDLREGYPFGMFAVPPKEIVEVHSSSGTTGKPVVSGYTRKDLDNWSEIMARGLNMMGIHEEDIIQNTHGYGLFTGGFGVHYGAQKIGSIVVPISTGQTRRQIEIMKDFGTTTLIFTPSYGLYLAEVAKEEGIDPKSVGLKAIGFGAEMWTEEMRKKIENDFNAPAFNIYGLTELMGPGIAVECSSQNGLHISEDYFLPEIIDPNTGKQLEEGKKGELVLTNLEREGMPIIRFRTKDITSLHYDKCECTRTFVKMDRITGRSDDMIKVKGVAIFPSQIEKALLKIDSIEPHYQIIVNRPHLMDEIEVKVEASPDIFFDEVKEMINIKKKIEDYIENEIGLRVKVSLVEPKSIPRSEGKAVRVIDKRDLH
- a CDS encoding zinc metalloprotease HtpX; the encoded protein is MSNTWKLKIRLFLAVALLMGLIYAIVILIATFLGYGGNYTLFAIMGFAIIFIQYLISPSIVEKTMGVKYVTEQQAPELHQMVSELAMNAGIPKPKIGVSETNIPNAFAFGRTKRDGRVCVTRGILNTLNKDELKAVLGHELSHIKHNDMAVTTLVSAVPLICYYIALSFIFSGDSRNGGGILIGVLAIAAYFIGQLIVLFISRTREYYADQGSIEIGGKPDKLASALYKLVYGAAKSPKEEVKDIQGVKAFFLNDISNARDDIEQLSQLDLNRDGEISEIELAQLKSKNVNIKTSDKVMELFSTHPNMLKRIERLAEYS
- a CDS encoding pentapeptide repeat-containing protein, whose protein sequence is MKDYRKANLVGSDLRKMDFNNIDFRRANLSNANLAKINIENCDFTCANLKGANLQGSDLKGVNFRGADMSYCNLKNVNLDGADLSGTKLYNAKLDGSSLNKTYIRGTDIRGVNFDNVDTKNAIIKLVYDGNYKRTRSL
- a CDS encoding DUF2162 domain-containing protein codes for the protein MNPMDILWQAGVIAAIIVFGVKIGLGSSMANLSKKAILLLISIYGVGIYITTQIASIYSSQFTNFVISYNTPIFIAMSIIMILAGLITIREWKVHKCNTSTTSALAVIAPSPCCFLSITITAIFVAPILGLSIGELSPIIAVILALVIILSYFFANIIVKLIKKPYPVILGNFMLFLGIYFLLAALLLPNLIDGFKKIMKPISLIDANLIIYLIPVIIILMIIGVFFSKKNSFLNN
- a CDS encoding MotA/TolQ/ExbB proton channel family protein; this translates as MVLSIPGSGILTSTLNVISQSLLIPVIILLLVFVVYAVITIGSLISEYSSRKKVPVSVMKNLIHDISLAENAEVAKSAINSSEIPEKQKEDLLDLISSEDLSKESREALARKLIENEENLIDKILEKTDIMARIGPTLGLMGTLIPMGPGLAALGSGDVTGLANAIIVAFDTTVVGIGAGAVGYFVSKIRKRWYDDYLSNLDALSDAVLDFMKKNYQN
- a CDS encoding sugar phosphate isomerase/epimerase family protein; this translates as MKIGVSTLAINNNELYENLKFLEELDIDYVEILQEYPNSNIDVDLLNSFNFHYTIHSPIIDLNIASLNKSIQMASINEVGKSIDLANSLDSNIVVVHPGSVPFLARGYIDKVLVKCRESLITCENYAKDLGVNIAVENMPNIDDFLYKDINELNKLLINLDIGMTLDVGHAGVNGFLENDMYFDSIKHVHLSDNNHDHDMHYALGEGSIDFKAVIKNFEENNYDGIYVIEVNDKESVLKSLEYLEKL
- a CDS encoding replication factor C small subunit codes for the protein MKGPWVEKYRPQTLEDVVGQKHIIERLKNYVNEEGMPNLMFTGPAGVGKTTTALALVKSILGEYWRQNFLELNASDARGIETVRTNIKNFCRLKPVGAPFRIIFLDEVDNMTKDAQHALRREMEMYTKTASFILSCNYSSKIIDPIQSRCAIFRFAPIKGQDVADRLEYIANQENLDYELNSIETIVYFAEGDLRKAINLLQAAASGEGTITEDRIYDVVSKARPKDISDMVTKALTGDFMGARDLLREAMVLQGTSGEDMVNQIYQDVTKRAMEGKMDGEVYIPLIEAIANSDFRIREGANPRIQLEALLTKFL
- a CDS encoding FmdE family protein; its protein translation is MNNIFNEQLEKAKNFHGEICGGVLTGTKMTIYAIEELNLNFNEKNPELIAIVEIDRCVYDAVQAITQGSTGTKSVKLIDYGKFAVTFYNKETDEAIRLTDVDASSSVNTGETIDERIERYKNTPANELFKIEDVKVFFDENNLPGMPTIKKRCSVCDEVVLDNKHSLINGKPICQSCFKGSYYEII